CAGTAGGAGAAGAAAATATTGTTCACCTTTGCTTTGCTAACCCATGTCCCATAACCTAGAGAACACCAAGTGCCATACAGACTGAATAAGTTAGCCAGCATTTCAGCTAGCACGTTAACGTCAAGCTAACAGACAGGTTTGTCATCAGTTGTCTGCATTATAGCTTTTAACGTTACTTTACTTAGCTAACTCAACTGTATTTAGTGGGctagtgtaacgttagctacttaGTAAGCTACCAGGAGAGGCCGATTGATTCATGCTAACGGTAACGATAGCTATGTTATTTGTAACGAAAGTAACGTAACGCAAATAAGTCACTAATAATAACATGTCATGTAGCTAAGTTTTTGCCAGCTTAAAATGCTGTTATCCGTTCACAGGTGTGGTTAAAGTTAGCCTAATTCAAGACCTTGCTAAGGGTTCAaaccattgactgtaaataCTTTCTAGATCTCtaaacagtctatggttcaaacGTATGCAGTCAACTTTCGATAGCCTAATTTAAGTGTAAATGAAACCTTGAgttagctaactaatgttacatGCTCTTGCAAGCTTCAACCCATTCCCTTGGCAAGAGTTGGAGCAATGGTGGCTCTACGTTACTTGCCATTCTTTTGATATTAACTAGCGATAACGTTATTCTCCAAAGGTCTATACGGTTCAGAGCAGGACCCTTCACGTTATGTTAGTGTGCCATGTTATGTAGGTGCCATCAACCCGTCTGGGTTTTACTGCACTGGCTGGCTCTGATGCCAGCTTGACCGCGGTGATCTTTTGGAGAAAATGCATGAATGAGGCCACTTGGATAACGATTTACCTTTGACATTTAACGGTACATGCAGACTCTAAACGGCAACTTCTTTGCTGTAGCATAAGATATTAAACAGTGCGATTAAAATTACTTAGTTTTAGTCTTGCACAATTATACTAATGGGGGAAAACAGGGTTGAGTGTTGTTAAAGGAAGCATTATAGCCAGACGTTGTGTTATTTCATAATGAGCTGTGCAGAGATGCCACtggctgccttcactctgatgTTACTGAAACGGTTGGGGGGCGTGACATGCAACGTGCCAGCCAGTCACGTTGCCCTGCATTGGTCTGTAGCATAGATGGGAAAATAGTACATATGTACAGTGCGTTTTATTTGGCATTTTAAGCATTTTACCATCCTATGCCCTTATCCCAATTATAGTACATACAACTGCAAGCATAAGGGAGCCTCATTATATTTGTACAGGATATCATGTCTGCTGTCTAGACTGTATCTGTGACCTTCTCTCTTATGAGATGGCCACTCTGTCTCTTATACAGCTACTGCAAAGTAAGAATTGGAAAATTCAGTGTTTGTCTGTGATGCCAGTAGGTTGAAGTTGCACAAAGATGTGTGATATTTTTCAGTTTCTCCATAAGTGGTTGATGTTAGGAAATGAAGCCGTGGAGAAACTGTTATTGCCAAAGGTACACGAACAGGGGCACTTCTGTTCATATGTTTAAACAAAGCAAACCATTGCATATTTAAATAGGAATTCCTGGAACGAGATAGTGACACAATTTTAAAAATAGTAATCTACAAGATACACTTTTTCTACTATTGTGTTATCTATTTTGGCATTTCCACCTTGTGCcttaacttttattttattttttctgattGTTAAGCAGTTTAACACTTCAGAAAAGATTTTGTGCTGTCATCAATGTTAAAACCATAGCCAATGATAAGGAACGGAACCCATGCATACCCAAAATGCTGAAATCAAGGAATGGGATAAGAAAAAGGCTCAGTTTACTAACGCTTAATCTTTTTATACTGTTCCCGAACATTTAGCCAGCATTTTCCTGTACTACACCTTGCTCTTTttgcctgtgtatgtgtgtatgcatgtgtgcattaATCTGTGTCCCTGTGTATTTATGTTCCCTTCTGCAGATTGGCCATCTGGTGATTGGTCAGAATGGCATCATGTCCACTCCAGCAGTCTCCTGTGTGATCCGCAAGATAAAAGCCGTGGGTGGCATTATCCTCACAGCCAGCCACAACCCCGGAGGCCCCACTGGAGACTTTGGCATTAAGTACAACATCTCCAGTGGAGGTGAGTAGAGACTGCATTATGCAGTGTAATAAACTTCAGTTTCAATGGATTTACAGACCCAAAGGACCTCTACCTACTATGTTGCATTGCAAGCAATGAGAAGAAATGTGCATTGATTGACTCATTTTAGGAACGTTTTGGCCATATTATCATCTGTATTTGACACAGTATATCTGTCAGTTCATTCTTTCTAACcacccttttatttttttccccaggaCCTGCTCCAGAGGGCATCACAAACAAAATATTTGAGATCAGCAAAACCCTGCAGGAGTATCACATCTGCCCAGAGCTGAAAGTGGATCTGTCCAAGATCGGCAAACAGACCTTTGAAGTGGACACTTTCAAACCTTTCACAGGTATAGTGTCATAGAGAGCAGAGTCCTGATCTCACCTGAAAGAGAATTagttcattcagtcattcatttCTTTGCTGTCAGGGTTAAAAATGAATACGAACGACCTGCAACGTGGTAGCAAATCTTGGTTTGTCTTGTTGACAGACAGCttctctgctttttttaaacatgatcTGGTCATCTGAAATTAGAATGAATGCAGTTGTTCACTTGTGTAATCCATCAAACACCCATAGGACTAGTGTGATCAGCTTGTGATGATAGTTAGTTAGCCTCTCAAAGTCTTTATCTTGACATATACTGCTGTCTTaattagggctgccacctcttagtcgattagtcgactaattggtcgttttggtcttagtcgactaagatttctttagttgatgagtcattttttatggttattcatgcttaattactcatttccaagaaacttatgagcacatttctggtaaacacaagatttaaagtggtgattttgcaggattaattgtggagaaggtcagttttacagatggttaattaactacatttatattgtgcttttctagtcttaatcacctctcaaagagcacagctctgtcgattacatcaactaatcgattaattgacaaaatcatataagtgttagtcgactaagaatttctttagtcgaggacagccctagtctTAATAGTGCTCTGTTTCCTCTTTATTTGTCTCAGTGGAGATTGTGGACTCTGTGGAGGCCTATGCTGAGATGCTAAGGGGCATCTTTGACTTTGCTGCACTGAAGGATCTTCTCTCTGGAGCCAATCACATTAACGTCCGCCTGGATGCTATGCACGGAGGTAGGAAACAGCACAGCACAATTTCTGACTTTTGTGACAGGCAAAAATAGATTGCAAAGAGTGGTTTAAGAACTAAAATTCAGACGGCGGACACTGGGTgcctaaattaaaataaattagatAGTCGCAggagatactttttttttgatCACAGATTAAGGAGTTGCATGGTTTATCCTTTAGTACTAAGATATTTTGTAGAGGAGTGTGTACTCCCTGTACACTTTTAGCAAAGTGGATTGGTCCCTTTTTACAGACTCTCTCTGTCCTTCCAGTGGTTGGTCCTTATGTGAAGAAGATAGTCTGTGAAGAGCTGGGTTCTCCTGCCAACTCAGCAGTCAACTGTGTCCCCAAGGAGGACTTCGGGGGCCACCACCCTGACCCCAACTTGACCTATGCTGCCGACCTGGTCAACACCATGAAAGGAGGAGAATATGATTTGGGCGCAGCCTTTGATGGTGATGGTGTAagtcaacttttttttctagGGTAATTATTTTGCAGACAATATTttggggagaggagagagcagagtTATGCAGTTTTTTGGGTCTATGATGTCAGCtcacataaaaaataatttaataaacttaaacttttctttttaatagaCCAAAATAATAGGCCTGCGTCCTGGAGTGAGTGACTGACTGAATTAAACTATTTTTGACCCTGGCAGAGCCTTTGATGaggatgtttttgtttaactgtttttccTCTAGCTTTTCCCCCTTTTATCATTTATCGTGAGAGGAACAGACTAACTTTTAATATATAACAGCATTGCTAATAATGGATTATTTGCTGAAATCATTAAACCATACTTCAATACGTCAATCTGTCAATTTGTTCTGCAACCTTCAAAACTCATAATGAGACGTAAGATACCATACTATTTTGAGGAAGGTTTCACATTTACCTCTACATGTCAGGTGTAAAACATCATCCGTAGGGATTCAGTATCTTCCCTAAACTATCCTGTTGCCAACCATTTACTATAGCTCAGGAAACTACTTCATAAATGTCACAAATCATGTCTGCTATGCTATTTGGGACCGTTGACCCCTGTTTGTGTCCCTATTTCAGGACCGTAACATGGTGCTGGGTAAAAATGGCTTTTTCGTGAACCCCTCAGACTCAGTGGCTGTCATTGCTGCCAACATTACCAGCATCCCTTACTTCCAGAAGACTGGTGTCAAAGGACTGGCCCGCAGTATGCCCACAAGTGGAGCCCTTGACAAGTAAAAACCACACAACATAACAGCTAACTCAAGTTTTCCTCCTTTGGTAAACTAAAAAAGTGCTGTTCCAGATCAGTTACAGATCAACCTTTTCTTATGTGGTTTATTGTGTGCGCCAATCTGTTTCAGTGTGGCGAAAGCTCTGCAGATGCAGCTGTACGAGACTCCCACTGGCTGGAAGTTCTTTGGAAATCTGATGGATGCTGGAAAACTTTCACTGTGTGGAGAGGAGAGCTTCGGCACAGGTGATTGAATGTTGTCATATTTATGTAGCCAGAACTCCAGTTAATGAAAGCAGTGCCCCTCAATCACTCATCCCCTCTTTTCTCCCTCTGCTAACCGACCAGGCTCAGATCATATTCGTGAGAAGGATGGTTTGTGGGCGGTGCTTGCATGGTTGTCAATCTTAGCTACCAGGAAACAGAGCGTGGAAGAGATCATGAAGGATCACTGGCAGAAGTTTGGCAGGAACTTCTTCACCAGGTCAGGAATGCTCCCTGTAGATTTGTAGTTTATGAAATGTGAGCTTGAGTCCCAAAAGAGGAGTATTTCAGGTTGCCAGTGGTGTTTTTTGTTGGTTCCAGGACTTTGTTTAGTCCAGTTTGAAACGTTGAAAGAACACCTACTGGAATGATGCAGGGATGTCAGTTGCTCAAATAATACTCTGGCACCCTCAAGTGGTCAATAAGTGAACTGTAGCACACAAAAGCCCACTCTCATTTTAAAAGTTTCAGTGTTTTCTGATTATTGTGACTACCGGtaatcatattttctttttttttttacaaattgggAAAATCTTAAAAAGTAATACATTGCAGAGACTCACTCCAATCCATTCAAAACAAAGTCAAAGTGATTATCTTTATAAAATCACCAGTTGTCTGATGCCAATTGGACACCAGATTATGTTTTTGGCATCAACATAGTCCAACtttatattattatcattagATTTTTAATTTGACGTGGACATCCCAATTACATTGGACGAACCAGATGCATACTGCTTGATTGTTTTAGCATAGATGCTAATTTTCAACACCTGGTTGACTACCACCACCACATATCCAGGTACGACTATGAGGAGGTCGATTCAGACGCGGCCAACAAGATGATCAAGGATCTGGAGACAGCAATGTTCGACCCATCCTTCGTAGGGAAGAAGTTCTCATCAGGTGATAAGACTTATGAGGTAGCTGTCTCTGACAACTTTGCCTACACAGACCCTGTGGACGGAAGTGTGTCCAAAAACCAGGTAAGAGGctaaacattaaaaatgttttctgtgttcTCTCCGTTTTCCCATCTATCAGCTGATATAGTCCATTACTTAGAAGTCTATaagtggggttttttttgtgtttttttttttttacaatgttgtGCTCAAGCACATATTTAAGGGATGTTTGTTCAGTCCACTTTCAATTCAACTAATGGAGGGAATCAAACTATGAATCTGCAAAATTTAAATTGAAAGAGCAAAAtagtttttctaaaaacatGAATGTATCCACCTTGTAGAATGTATAATCCAATCAATGAATGTGTTTACTAATTATGTGTATCAATCCTTAATATTTATATAAGTATATTTATTGTACCAATCTAATTCAAAATTCACTGAATACATAATGAAGTCATGTAGAAGGGATTGTGGCCAATGAATAACTACCAGCATGCAGCAGTGTTACTGCACCTCATCTATTCTACCTCCACATGTTTTCCAGTTACTGTGCGTTTTCATTTATCTTAATCTCTTCCCcatctttgtctttttctctctcactctctcaggGCCTCAGGATCATCTTCTCTGATGGTTCGAGGATCATTTTCCGTCTCAGCGGTACAGGCAGCGCGGGAGCAACCATCAGGCTCTACATAGACAGCTATGAGAAGGACCCCCAGAAGATTTACCAGGACCCACAGGTCAGGACAATCATTGCAGCCAGCTAGATCCAGTGAGAGAAAGACTAGACAATGAAGTCATCAGATGGGGAAAATAAACCAGCACCagatttcttctctctcttgaaTATTTTTGGATATGGAAAATCACAGAAAAAGAATAGAGGTAATAAGGATGTTAATATAGTTTGACACCCCACCCAGTTTAAAGCGGTCAGAGGTAAACTCACATGGGCCCCAGAACTTGTCAGGCCGGCTGTAATGACCTGTAACCTGCAGGACAGCCAGCTTGCATTGGGTGGAGCTTTACAAGATCCAGATCTTGTATTCAACATGggagatgttttgtttttgaagtctTGAGTTATGGCAGCTTATCAGGGCCagaatgaagagagagaaacatagCACGAGGGGAAAATAAAGTGTGCGAGTTCCATCTAGACACCTCATAAAGTCGTTTTGATTGGTGAGGACAGGGAGGTGATGTAGA
This sequence is a window from Sander lucioperca isolate FBNREF2018 chromosome 11, SLUC_FBN_1.2, whole genome shotgun sequence. Protein-coding genes within it:
- the pgm1 gene encoding phosphoglucomutase-1, yielding MVKVTTVKTKPYTDQKPGTSGLRKRVTVFQQNQHYAENFIQSIISVIEPAERQAATVVVGGDGRFFMKDAIQLIVQIAAGNGIGHLVIGQNGIMSTPAVSCVIRKIKAVGGIILTASHNPGGPTGDFGIKYNISSGGPAPEGITNKIFEISKTLQEYHICPELKVDLSKIGKQTFEVDTFKPFTVEIVDSVEAYAEMLRGIFDFAALKDLLSGANHINVRLDAMHGVVGPYVKKIVCEELGSPANSAVNCVPKEDFGGHHPDPNLTYAADLVNTMKGGEYDLGAAFDGDGDRNMVLGKNGFFVNPSDSVAVIAANITSIPYFQKTGVKGLARSMPTSGALDNVAKALQMQLYETPTGWKFFGNLMDAGKLSLCGEESFGTGSDHIREKDGLWAVLAWLSILATRKQSVEEIMKDHWQKFGRNFFTRYDYEEVDSDAANKMIKDLETAMFDPSFVGKKFSSGDKTYEVAVSDNFAYTDPVDGSVSKNQGLRIIFSDGSRIIFRLSGTGSAGATIRLYIDSYEKDPQKIYQDPQVMLAPLVDIALKVSQLQEKTGRTGPTVIT